The sequence AGCCGGGTGGAGCAAGCGTAGTTTCTCACTACAAAAGGACTCGACGGGTGGAATCCGTCGAGTCCTTTTTACTGACCTCAGGGCAGGCCGAATCTAGTCTGCCGTAGCCGGTTTAGTAATCGAAGTCGCCGCCCATGCCAGCGCCAGCGCCAGCCGCCGGAGCCTTGGGCTCGGGCTTGTCGACCACGATGCACTCGGTGGTCAGCACCATTGAGGCAATGGAAGCGGCGTTTTGCAGGCCGGAGCGGGTCACTTTGGCAGGGTCCACAATACCGGCATCGAACATATCGACGAACTGGTTGTTGGCTGCGTCGTAGCCGATGTTGAAGTCCTTCTCCTTCACCTGCTCAACGATCACCGCGCCGTTGAAACCGGCGTTCTCAGCAATGCGGCTGAGGGGGGCAGTCAGGGCGCGGGTAACGATCTGGGCACCCAGCAGCTCTTCGCCACTGAGGTGGTCGCTGGCCCAGGCTTCGAGCTGGGGGGCCAGGTGGGCCAGGGTGGTGCCGCCGCCGGGGACGATGCCTTCTTCAACCGCCGCCTTGGTGGCGTTGATGGCGTCTTCGAGGCGCAGCTTGCGGTCTTTCATCTCGGTTTCGGTGGCGGCCCCAACTTTAATCACGGCCACACCGCCGGAGAGCTTAGCCAGGCGCTCTTGTAGCTTCTCTTTGTCGTAGGTCGACTCGGTTTCGTCGATCTGGCGACGGATCTGCTCACAGCGGGCCTTGACATCCTGCTCGTTGCCTTCGGCGACGATGGTGGTGGTGTCTTTGGTGATGGTGAGGCGGCGAGCCTGACCCAGCATGTCGAGCTTGGTGTTGTCGAGCTTGAGGCCGGTGTCTTCAGAGATCACCTGACCGCCAGTTAATACTGCGATGTCTTCGAGCATGGCCTTGCGGCGATCGCCAAATCCGGGCGCTTTCACGGCGGCCACGTTCAGCACACCGCGCATGCGGTTGACCACCAGGGTAGCCAGGGCCTCTTTCTCAATGTCTTCGGCGATGATCATCAGGGGCTTACCGGAGCGGGCCACCTGCTCTAGCACGGGCACCAGATCCTGCACCAGGGCAATTTTCTTATCGGTGATCAAGATGTAGGGCTCGTCGAGCACCGCTTCCATGCGCTCGGTGTCGGTGACGAAGTAGGGCGATAGGTAGCCCTTGTCGAAGCGCATCCCTTCGGTGACCTCCAGTTCGGTGGTCATCGACTTGCCTTCTTCCAGGGAAATTACGCCTTCGCGACCGACTTTATCCATGGCGTCGGCGATCATTTGGCCGACTTCGTCGTCGTTGCCAGCGGAGATGGCACCCACCTGGGCGATCGACTTGGAGTCACCCACGGGGCGGGCGTGCTCGGCAATTTTTTCGACTAGAAAGGCGGTGGCTTTGTCGATACCGCGCTTCAGCGAAATGGCGTTGGCTCCGGCAGCGACGTTACGCAACCCTTCTTTGACGATCGCATGGCCCAGCACGGTAGCGGTGGTGGTACCATCGCCCGCAGCGTCGTTGGTCTTACTGGCGGCCTGGCGCAGCAGGGAGACGGCGGTATTTTCAATATGGTCTTCTAGCTCAATTTCTTTGGCAATGGTGATGCCGTCGTTGATGATTTGGGGCGCACCATATTTCTTTTCGAGCACCACGTTGCGACCTTTGGGGCCGAGGGTGACGGCGACAGCTTCAGCCAGCAGGTCGAAACCACGCTCTAGGGCGCGACGGGCATCTTCGTTGTAGGTGATGGTTTTAGCCATAAATAAATAATCCTCCTCGCAAGAATTGTTGACTAACTGCGTTGTGTTTAGGACGTTCTAGTGGTTTGCCGAGCGGTGCATCGCTGGCGCGGATGCCCCTACGGGTTAATCTGCGATCGCCCTGGTCAATGGTGGGCAGTCCCCACCCTACGGGGTCTCGCCAAAATCCAAAATGAACCTAGCCGAGGGCAGCCAGAATGTCGGACTCGCGTAGCAGCACGTAGTCATCGGTGCCGAGTTTGAGGTCGGTACCGGCGTACTTGGAGTAGAGCACCTTGTCGCCGACGTTGACTTCTACGGCCTGGAACGAGCCGTTGTCGTCGCGCTTGCCGGGGCCAACCTGCACCACTTCACCCACCTGGGGCTTTTCTTTAGCGGTGTCGGGTAGCAAAATACCGCCAGCGGTTTTTTCTTCGGCTTCACTGACTTTGACCAAGATGCGATCGCCCAAAGGCTTCACAGTAGACACACTCAGGGTGACTGCGGCCATAACGTACCTCCAAAGGTTGCGCGTTGAAAGAATGGATGGACAAGACGCGTTAGCACTCTCTCGTCCTGAGTGCTAATTTAGCCGCCCAAAAGTCTCTCAGACAATTCTGTAGCAGGTGTGGTTTGCCGAACTTTGGGCAGGAGGGTTGCCCTACTGGGTAAGGGGTGGGCTTAAGCCTAGGTGAGCCTAGGCAGGGCAAGGTGGGGGCAGGCGATCGCAAAAAAGGCCCAGCGTTAGCTAGGCCTGGGGTTTGTCAGTTAGGGGTGAACCGAATTCAGCAGGAGTGCCTGGCATGGCTTAGAGGCCTGAATGGATAGCGTCTAACCGCCACGACAACACTCCAACGCACTAGGGGAAAAGCCTGGGTAGCTAGGCTTGAGGAGTCTCAGAGGGCAAGA is a genomic window of Nodosilinea sp. E11 containing:
- the groL gene encoding chaperonin GroEL (60 kDa chaperone family; promotes refolding of misfolded polypeptides especially under stressful conditions; forms two stacked rings of heptamers to form a barrel-shaped 14mer; ends can be capped by GroES; misfolded proteins enter the barrel where they are refolded when GroES binds) translates to MAKTITYNEDARRALERGFDLLAEAVAVTLGPKGRNVVLEKKYGAPQIINDGITIAKEIELEDHIENTAVSLLRQAASKTNDAAGDGTTTATVLGHAIVKEGLRNVAAGANAISLKRGIDKATAFLVEKIAEHARPVGDSKSIAQVGAISAGNDDEVGQMIADAMDKVGREGVISLEEGKSMTTELEVTEGMRFDKGYLSPYFVTDTERMEAVLDEPYILITDKKIALVQDLVPVLEQVARSGKPLMIIAEDIEKEALATLVVNRMRGVLNVAAVKAPGFGDRRKAMLEDIAVLTGGQVISEDTGLKLDNTKLDMLGQARRLTITKDTTTIVAEGNEQDVKARCEQIRRQIDETESTYDKEKLQERLAKLSGGVAVIKVGAATETEMKDRKLRLEDAINATKAAVEEGIVPGGGTTLAHLAPQLEAWASDHLSGEELLGAQIVTRALTAPLSRIAENAGFNGAVIVEQVKEKDFNIGYDAANNQFVDMFDAGIVDPAKVTRSGLQNAASIASMVLTTECIVVDKPEPKAPAAGAGAGMGGDFDY
- the groES gene encoding co-chaperone GroES; this encodes MAAVTLSVSTVKPLGDRILVKVSEAEEKTAGGILLPDTAKEKPQVGEVVQVGPGKRDDNGSFQAVEVNVGDKVLYSKYAGTDLKLGTDDYVLLRESDILAALG